From a region of the Nomascus leucogenys isolate Asia unplaced genomic scaffold, Asia_NLE_v1 Super-Scaffold_391, whole genome shotgun sequence genome:
- the GAS2L2 gene encoding GAS2-like protein 2 codes for MSQPAGGRRKPRTLGPPVCSIRPFKSSEQYLEAMKEDLAEWLRDLYGLDIDAANFLQVLETGLVLCRHANVVTDAALAFLAEAPAQAQKIPMPRVGVSCNGAAQPGTFQARDNVSNFIQWCRKEMGIQEVLMFETEDLVLRKNVKNVVLCLLELGRRAWRFGVAAPTLVQLEEEIEEEVLRELALPPPDPSPPAPPRRQPCHFRNLDQMVQNLVSHCTCPVQFSMVKVSEGKYRVGDSNTLVFIRILRNHVMVRVGGGWDTLGHYLDKHDPCRCTSLSHKPGSFLKPPAPPVQHEVRVQDGPSQTQPTMTISRSQSPPPPVDWKTYTSSGRRLTPPIPSSPRPRRERGAGTGASRETAPFLRCQERSLIPSWRQSTAGDSPPSPQSSSTQKGRDPQCTLSAKREERYPPELPRGRIPTSWVHEETDSWGTDARNPTAQRLRAIEATTEGVSARGPSPLPRSCSPAKCLGLRLPLRDEAKGVFFQFRKPESVRSPTPVQGLTKIPIRLPPAHPPTPGRSFPGAASGSPRTELGRDPIPLRAVTVDLAGSTQGDCSVEVRQEDQQLDIQVMAEARESWDLGPREQEGRHTPLPLGRNKEQAIYCSLQEEILGSMKLLEVRSACPQGTRSGVIPRSGVYVPSLVGQWPEPGGPYDKVIQELAQGPPPLLKVDLEAWKAAPTGSPKPAVIPGPGSLKGKLGARQSGPRTKASLSTKGTHRRKVPSQGGQDCSAPTASASPEAPTPSPLDLNSDKAKACLSKGRRTLRKPKRVPSIYKLKLRPRIRPRRDHRPEKQPSRIPKPLAYVFLGPARPPPRDRLLRAVLGSKGGEASRVDGASVGEEREEGKEEKEPAAPLESSPQPPEGLRPHWLDQAPLPPEEESWV; via the exons ATGTCCCAGCCTGCGGGAGGCAGGAGGAAGCCCAGGACCCTAGGGCCGCCTGTGTGCAGTATCCGGCCTTTCAAGTCAAGTGAGCAGTACCTGGAGGCCATGAAGGAAGACCTGGCTGAGTGGCTTCGCGACCTCTATGGGCTGGACATCGACGCGGCCAACTTCCTGCAGGTGCTGGAAACGGGCCTGGTGCTGTGCCGACATGCCAACGTTGTCACTGACGCTGCCCTGGCTTTCCTGGCTGAGGCACCTGCCCAAGCTCAGAAGATTCCCATGCCCCGGGTTGGGGTCTCCTGCAATGGAGCCGCCCAGCCAGGTACCTTCCAGGCCAGGGACAATGTCTCCAACTTCATCCAGTGGTGTCGAAAGGAGATGGGCATCCAAG AGGTGCTGATGTTCGAGACGGAGGACTTGGTGCTGCGCAAGAACGTGAAGAACGTGGTGCTGTGCTTGCTGGAGCTGGGCCGCCGGGCGTGGCGCTTTGGCGTTGCGGCGCCCACACTCGTGCAGCTGGAGGAGGAGATCGAGGAGGAGGTGCTGCGGGAGCTGGCCCTGCCCCCGCCCGACCCCTCGCCGCCAGCGCCCCCCAGGCGCCAGCCCTGCCACTTCCGCAACCTGGACCAGATG GTGCAGAAccttgtgagccactgcacgtgccCAGTGCAGTTCTCCATGGTCAAAGTGTCTGAGGGGAAGTACCGCGTGGGCGACTCCAACACCCTCGTCTTCATCCGG ATCCTCCGGAACCATGTGATGGTACGTGTAGGGGGCGGCTGGGACACGCTGGGCCATTATCTGGACAAACATGACCCCTGCCGCTGCACATCCCTCT CACACAAGCCAGGCAGCTTCCTGAAGCCCCCGGCCCCACCAGTGCAGCATGAAGTAAGGGTACAGGATGGACCGTCACAGACCCAGCCTACAATGACCATCAGCCGCTCACAGAGCCCGCCACCCCCTGTGGACTGGAAGACATATACCTCTTCAGGCCGAAGGCTGACGCCCCCCATCCCATCCTCCCCCAGACCCCGCAGGGAACGGGGAGCAGGGACGGGGGCCTCCAGAGAGACGGCACCATTCCTGAG GTGCCAGGAGAGGTCTCTCATCCCATCTTGGAGGCAGTCGACAGCTGGGGACAGCCCACCCAGCCCCCAGTCCTCATCTACCCAAAAGGGCCGAGACCCACAGTGTACCTTGTCAGCAAAGAGGGAGGAGAGATACCCCCCTGAACTCCCCAGGGGAAGGATTCCCACATCTTGGGTTCATGAAGAAACAGACAGCTGGGGAACCGATGCCAGGAACCCCACCGCCCAAAGACTCCGAGCCATTGAGGCCACCACCGAAGGGGTATCAGCAAGAGGACCATCTCCCCTGCCTCGTTCCTGTAGCCCAGCCAAGTGCCTGGGCCTCAGGCTGCCACTCCGGGATGAGGCCAAGGGTGTGTTCTTCCAGTTCAGGAAGCCAGAGTCTGTCCGTTCTCCAACCCCTGTCCAAGGCCTAACCAAGATCCCCATCCGGCTGCCCCCTGCTCACCCCCCGACCCCAGGAAGGAGCTTTCCTGGTGCTGCAAGTGGAAGTCCCAGGACAGAACTTGGGAGAGACCCCATCCCACTAAGGGCCGTCACTGTGGACCTGGCTGGGTCCACGCAAGGAGACTGCTCTGTGgaagtgaggcaggaggaccagcAGCTGGACATCCAGGTCATGGCAGAGGCCAGAGAGTCCTGGGACCTTGGCCCACGGGAGCAAGAGGGGCGGCACACACCTCTGCCCCTGGGCAGGAACAAGGAGCAAGCCATCTACTGTAGCCTTCAAGAGGAGATTTTGGGCAGCATGAAGCTGCTAGAAGTCAGGAGTGCCTGTCCGCAGGGCACAAGGTCTGGGGTCATCCCTCGCAGTGGGGTCTACGTCCCCAGCCTGGTTGGGCAGTGGCCTGAACCTGGGGGTCCTTATGACAAAGTCATCCAAGAACTGGCTCAGGGCCCCCCACCCCTCCTTAAAGTGGACCTGGAAGCCTGGAAGGCAGCCCCGACTGGCTCCCCTAAGCCAGCTGTTATCCCAGGGCCGGGAAGCCTCAAAGGGAAGTTGGGAGCCAGACAGAGTGGGCCCAGGACAAAGGCAAGCCTGAGTACCAAGGGCACCCACAGGAGGAAGGTCCCATCTCAGGGAGGGCAGGACTGCTCGGCTCCTACTGCATCTGCCAGCCCGGAGGCCCCCACACCTTCGCCCTTGGACCTCAACTCTGACAAAGCCAAGGCATGTCTGAGCAAGGGCAGGAGAACTCTCCGGAAGCCCAAGAGGGTCCCGTCCATCTACAAGCTGAAGCTGAGACCCAGGATTCGGCCCCGGAGAGACCACAGGCCTGAGAAGCAGCCTTCACGAATCCCCAAGCCACTGGCCTATGTCTTCCTGGGTCCAGCCAGGCCACCCCCCAGGGACAGGCTGTTGAGAGCTGTGCTGGGCAGCAAGGGAGGGGAGGCATCCCGGGTGGATGGAGCTTCAGTaggtgaggagagggaggaaggaaaggaggagaaagagccaGCTGCTCCATTGGAGAGCAGCCCCCAACCTCCAGAGGGCCTGCGACCTCACTGGCTTGATCAAGCTCCACTTCCACCTGAGGAGGAGTCCTGGGTCTGA